The genomic segment CACCGCCGTCATCTACTACAGCGAGCTGCTGACCATCGGGGGAGTGGCGGCCTGCCATGACGCCGGTCTCGGGGTGGGTCGTCAGGTGGGCATGGCCAGCTTCGAGGACTCCCCGGCCCTGCGGATGCAGCGTCCGGGCATCATTGCTCTGCGCCGCCGCTCCGAGGAATTGGGGGCGATGGCCGCCCGGGCTCTGCTGGCCCTGGCCGACGGTGAGGATCCGACGATGGAGGTCGGTCCGCTCCCGGAGCTGGCGGTGCGTGGTTCCTCCGGCCGGTGGCCGACTCAGTAGACCTCGACCTGGCAGAGGGTGACGTCGTCCAGCAGGCAAAGACGCAGCGCGGACACCTCTCCCACCGGCGGCAGCTCGAAGGGCATGGTCTGGTCCGGCCAGCGCACCTCGCGGGAGACGAGCACCTCATCCAGCGGCGCGTCGTCGGGGCCCAGCAGTGTCACCGTCATCCGGACGGGGCCCATGTCGGCAGTGGTGAGCGTGATCAGCCGGGGTTGCCAGGGCTCGGGCCAGTGGGCCTCCAGCCGTGTCTGCGCCGCCAGCCGTACCCGCTGCCGCCCCCGGTCGTCCATCAGCGCTCTCGCCTGGTGGTCGGGCAGGCCACTCAATCGGGCCAGTGCCGAACGGTCGCGGCGGTGCGGACCCCATGCCGTGCCCAGTGGACCGGTGGACAGGCTGGCCGGGCGGCTGTCGGCACCCCACGCCGTGGGTTGGTCGCTCAGTTCGATGCACAGTTCGACGGCGCCCCGCAGGTCCTCGACGCCGATGCTGCAGGCCGACCACGGCTCGCCATTGCGGGTCACGGAGGCGACGAAATGGCCTGTGCCGCGAGTGGTGATGCTCAGCGTCCCTTCCGGGCGCTGCCAGGTCATCGGGGTCAATGGTGCGCCCAGCACGTACCCACCGCTGCCCGGCGCCAGGGGGTAGAGGCCCATGGCGGCGAAGAGCCACCACGCGCTCATCTCGCCGTTGTCCTCGTCGCCCGGATAGCCCTGCCCGATCTCGGAGCCGACGAAGGCACGGTCCAGCGCGTCGCGCACCAGCTGCTGGCTGCGCCACGGCTGGCCGGCTGCCAGGGGCATGAAGGAGATGTGGTGGGCGGGCTGGTTGGACAGGGCGAACTGGCCCAGTCGCAGGGCGCGCGCCTCGCGCATCTCGTGGATGATGCCGCGGTAGCCGCCGCGATGGTCTGCGCGCTCCGGGGTGGCCAGCAGCCGGTCCAGATGCCTGGCCAGGGCCTCTTCTCCGCCGTGCAGCGACGCCAGCAGGGCACCGTCCTGCGGCAGGCTCACGCTCATTCCCCAGGCCGTCGTCTCGGTGTAGTCGCCACCCCAGCGTTCAGGGGCCAGCGAGGAGGTGCTCCAGGACCCGTCGCCGCGACGGCCACGCAGGAATCCCGTCGTGGCGTCGAAGACCTCACTGATGCCCAGGGCACGGTTGGTGCACCACGACGCGGTGGCCTGCAATTCCTCGACGCGCTCGCCGATGCCCAGCTCCTCCGCGCGGCGGGCCAGGCCGGTGGCCCACGCGGCGATGGCCGCATCGCAGATGGCGTTCTCCACGGTCCAGCTCAGGGCCTCGTGCACCTCGTCACTGGCCACCCACCCCCGGAACCGGGCCGCGCCGAGGCCCTTGCGTCCCACCGTCGCATCCGGTGGCGGGCAGCTGGCATTGCGCAGTGCGGAGTCGAAGGCCGCCACCTCGTCGAAGTCGATGCCATGGGCGCTGGCGCTGGCGAAGATGACATCGCTGGAGGTGCCCACCATGGAGTCGATGTGCCCCGGGGCGCTCCACCGGCCCATCCAGCCGCTCTCCCGCCAGGCAGGCAACAGTCCGTCGACGAGGTGCGCGGTGCGCCGCGGATCGGTGAGGCCCAGCAACGGCCAGCAGGTGCGGTAGGTGTCCCAGTAGCCATTGTTGACGTACAACCGCCCCTCGACGACGGGGCTGGCGGTGCGCTCCCAGCGCTGCCGCAGCCGGGCCCGCGCACCCATTGGCTGGAAGGGGGAGGCGTGCACCCAGTGCGGGTGCTCGGCGGTGCCGGTGTTCTCGTGCATGGCGCTGGGCCACAGGTGCAGCCGGGCCAGGTTGGACCAGGCGACGATCCGTTGCTCGGTGCTGGCCTCGGGCAGCACCAGCCGCCCCAACAGTTCCTTCCACGCGGCCTCTGCCCGGCCGCGGACCTCGTCGAAACTCGCCTCGCCGATCTCCAGGTCCAGGTTGTGCCTGGCCTGCTCGACGGAGATGAAACTGGTGGCCAGCGCCACCTCCAGCACGCGGCCCTCGCCGGCTTCGGCCTGCAGCACCGCGGCCCGGCGTCGGCCCCGGGTGGTGACCAGGTGGGCGCGTTGCCGGGTGATGCCGTAGCAGAAGCCCACCGGGTCCCGTTGGCGTCGGCCATGGCCGGGTGCCGGTTCAATCCGGCCTCTGAGCGCCAGCCGACCGTCGGGCAGCGGGGTGATCTGCCAGCGGCCGGGCTGCGGCATGTCCAGCACCACGCCACAGGCTTCGTCGGTGGGCATGGTGAAGCGGAAGATGCCGCCGTGGTCGGTGGGGGTGACTTCCGCCACCATGCCGTCGGCCAGCGCGACGCGGTAGTGGTGTGGGCGGTCCAGTTCGGCGTCGTGGCTGAAGGCCACGCTGCGTCGGGCCGGATCGACGTGCGGGGTGCCGTGCCAGCCCATCAGCTGCACGCCGGCGCGGTCGTTGATCCAGGGCGAGGGCTGGTGGCTGACGGCCAGCGCCTCCAAACGGGGCCCGCCTTCGGGGGCCCACTGGTAGAGCCAGGTGCGGCTGCGGGCGTCGGTGACCGGGGTGAGCAGGTTGAAGCCGTGCGGCATGGCGACGGCGGGCAGGGTGTTGCCCCGGCTGAAGGTGGGGGCGGAGTTGGTGCCGCGCCTGGTCCGGACGTGGTCTACGGGGGAGTTGGCTTCCGGTTCCGGTGGTACGACGCCCAGCCACTGCACCCACAGAGTGCCGCGACCGGCGGGAAGCTCCAGCGCCATCTGGACGTGCTGCCCGGCGAACTCGTCGAGGTCCAGTTCCAGCAGGTTCCACTGCTCGGCCACCAGACAGGTCAGGCGCTCCCGATCTGCCGGGTGATCGTGACGGTGCCCGTGCTGGTCGGTCAGTGGGTACACCTCGTCACCCAAGAGCACGACGGGCCACGCGGTCGTCGCGTCGAAGCCGTCATTGCCGCACAGCTCCGGGAGGATCGCGACGCGCGCCCGGTGCCCCGCCTCCACGGTGAAGTCCTCGTGCAGGGGCACGACGTCGGCGCGGCCCAACTCGCACCGTGACAGGGGGACGTCGGGGACCAGGGGCTGATTCACCGCACCATTCGAGCACAACGCGGCACGGGCCGCCATCACACTGTGATGGCGGCCCGTGCCGTTCTGTCGTCGCGGGTCAGATCGCGAAGTACAGGTCGAACTCGTAGGGGTGGACCCGCTGGCGGATCTCGTCGATGTCGGCGCGCTTGATCTGGATCCAGGTCTCGATCAGGTCCGGGGTGAACACGTCGCCCTGCAGCAGGTACTCGTGGTCATCCTCCAGGTTCTTCAGGGCCTCCTCCAACGAGGCGGGCACCTGGGCGACCTGGGCGTGCTCCTCGGGCGGCAGCTCGTAGAGGTCCTTGTCGATCGGCTCCGGCGGCTCGATCCGGTTCTGGATGCCGTCCAGGCCGGCCATCAGCATGGCGGAGAAGGCCAGGTAGGGGTTGGCCGACGGGTCTGGGCAGCGGAACTCCACGCGCTTGGCCTTGGCATTGCTGCCGGTCAACGGAATGCGCATGCAGGCCGAGCGGTTGCGGGCCGAGTAGACCAGGTTCACCGGCGCCTCGAAGCCCGGCACCAGCCGGTGGTAGGAGTTCGTCGACGGGTTGGTGAAGGCCAGCAGCGACGGGGCGTGCTTCAGGATGCCGCCGATGTACCAGCGGGCCAGATCGGAGAGCTGGCCGTAGCCGTTCTCGTCGTAGAACAGGTTGGTGCCGTCATTCCACAGCGAGCTGTGCACGTGCATGCCGGAACCGTTGTCACCGAAGATCGGCTTGGGCATGAAGGTGGCGGTCTTGCCATTCACCCAGGCGGTGTTCTTCACCAGGTACTTGAACAGCATCACCTTGTCCGCGCTGGCGGTCAGGGTGTCGAAGCGCCAGTTGATCTCGGCCTGGCCACCGGTGCCGACCTCGGAGTGGGCGCGCTCGGTCTGCATGCCCAGCTTCTCCATGTGGGCAACGATCTCGTCGCGCAGCTCGCAGAAGTGGTCGACGGGGGAGACCGGGAAGTATCCGCCCTTCAGCTTGACCTTGTAGCCGCGGTTGCCACCCTCCTCGACCCGCCCGGTGTTCCAGGCGCCGGCCTCGGAGTCGATCTCGTAGAAGGAGCCATTGGTCTTGGTCTGGAAGCGGACGTCGTCGAAGACGTAGAACTCGGCCTCGGGAGCGAAGAAGACCGCGTCACCCAGGCCGGTGGAGGCGAAGTAGGACTCGGCCTTCTTGGCGATGTTGCGGGGGTCCCGGGAGAAGGGCTCCTTGGTGATCGGGTCGTGCACGAAGAAGTTCACCACCAGGGTCTTCGACACCCGGAAAGGGTCGATGAAGGCGGTGGTCGGATCGGGCATCAGCGCCATGTCCGACTCGTGGATCCGCGTGAATCCCTTGATCGAGGAGCCGTCGAAGGACAGGCCCTCCTCGAAGACGGCCTCGTCGAAGGCCGCTGCGGGAACCGTGAAGTGCTGCATGACGCCGGGCAGGTCGCAGAAGCGGACATCGACGCTCTCGATGCCCTCGTCCTTGATGTACGCCAGCAGGTCTTCGGCGCCTTGGAACATGTTTCCTCCAGGTGGGAACTTCTTGGGTGTTGCCAAGAACCTATCGAGCCCTGATTGCCCGACGGTTCCGGCCATGTAACAGCGACGTTACAGCGCCCGGTAGGCTCGCGAGCATGACCAGCCCCAGCATGTCCGAAGACCAGTACCCGGGTCAGAGCCTGCAGCTGCCGCGGGCCGGACGAGGCTCGCTGGCCAGCTGGAATGCCCGTCTGGCGGCGCTGGTGATCGACTGGGCGGCCTGCATGATCCTGTCCCGTCTGCTCTTCGGCGACGGCGTGTTGCGCGGCTTCGGCTGGGAACGGTGGGCACCGATGGCCCTCTACTTCCTGCAGAAGGCGGTGCTGACCGCTCTGGCCTCCGGCTCCTTCGGGCAGCTGGTGAGCCGGATCGCGGTGGTGCGCCTGGACCGCGAGCCCCTCGGATGGCTGCGCTCCGCGCTGCGGGCGGGCATGAAGGTGCTCGTGGTCCCGGCCGTGGTGATCGGTGCGGAGCGTCGCGGGCTGGACGACCTCGCACTGGGTACCGTCGTGGTGAACCGTCGATGAGGGAGAACTCATGTTCGTCGTGATCGTCGCCCGGGGAGTGCCGAGTACCCGCACCCCGCTGTGGGGAATCTTCGAACTGGACCAGGCCCGCGCCTTGCGTGCGGCCGGCCACCGGGTGGCCATCGCCGCCCTTGACGTGCGCTCCCTGCGCCGCTGGCGGCGCTTCGGGGTGCGGCATGAGGTAGTGGCCGGCATCGACGTCCACACCGTGAGCGTTCCTCTCGGGCGGGTCCCCTCCAGCCTGGACCAAGCCGTGCTGGACCGCGCCTTCGACGCCGCCTTTGCCCGGATCATCGCCCTGCACGGCATGCCCGATGTGGTGCACGCGCACTTCACCAAGTACGCATTGGCGGTGGCCCGCAGCACCTACCGTCGCAAGTTCGCGCTTGTTAACACCGAGCACAACTCCAAGTTCACCCGGCAGGCCATTCCCTACGACCTGCGCCTCAAGGCGAGCGAGGCCTACCGTCGCTCCGACGCGGTGGTGGCCGTCAGCCAGGCGCTGGCCGACGTGATCACCGACAACTTCGACCTGCCCGTGCGGGTGGTGCCCAACATCGTCGACGTCGCGACCTTCGCCCGCCTTCCCCGCCGGCAGCACGACGGGATCCGCTTGGTAAGCGCCGGCAACCTGCTGCCCCGCAAGCGGATGGCCCTGCTGGTGGACGGCTTTGCCCGGGCCTTCGGCGACCGGGAGGACATCTCCCTGACAATCATCGGCGAGGGGCCCGAGCGCGAGGCGATCGAGGCACACGCTGTGGAGGCAGGCGTCCAGGGCCGGGTGCGCCTGCTGGGCCAGCGCTCGCGCGCGCAGATCGCTGCCGAGTTCGCCACCTGCGACGGCTTCGTGATGCTCAGCGAGTGGGAGACCTTCGGCGTGGTCTTCATCGAGGCGATGGCCTCCGGCCTGCCCGTTCTGGCCAGCCGCTGCGGTGGTCCGGAGGGCTTCTTGCACGAGGGCGTCGGGATGTTCGCGGAGACGGACTCCGCCGAGGAACTGGCCGGCTCCCTGGCCCGCTTCGTCGAGCACTTCCGGGACTGGGATGCCGACGGCATCCGCGCCGACGTCGTCTCCCGTTTCGCCCCCGAGAGGATCGCGGCGCAACTGAGCGAGGTCTACGCCGAGGTCACCGCCCGCTGACGCACGACGCCCGCGGCCACCAGGGCCGCGGGCGCCGGACAAGCGCGGTCAGCGCGTCACTCGGTCACCTCGATGGTGATCTTCTCCGACGATGTGCGGCCGTGGGCGTCGGTGGCGCGCACGGTGGCGGTGTGCTTGCCCACCTCGAGGTCGGTCGGCAGGCCCTGCCGCCACAGGTGCATCGAGCGGTCCGCGACGGAACCGCCGTGCACCAGCTGCTCCTGCGCGGCGGCCGGGTCCGAGTACTCGGCACCCACGTACTGGCCCTCACCGGTCATCGGCTGGGTGCGGGTGGCCTTCTGGGCGCGACGTCCGTCGATGCTGACCGTCACCTTGGAGCCGGTGGAGCCCATGAAGAAGTTGGTGGTCAGCCAGGTGCCGGGCTTCGGCTTGCCGGTGGCGGGCTTGTTCTTGCGGTACCAGTCCCGGTAGGCGGGGGTGTTGAGCCCCAGCTGCATCTGGTCGGCGCCCTTGTCTCCACGTACCGTGAAGCGCTCGGTGTAGCGGTTGCCCTTGACGTCCAGGGTCACCACGCCCGGCAGGCCGCCGTCGCGCTGCACGGCCATCGGGAAGCCACCCTCGAGCATCCGGCCGGTGTACCAGTCGCCGGAGATGGCGCCGGAGGTGATGTGGGCGAAGGGCAGGCCGGCGACGCCGAAGATGTCTTGCCAGCCGGCCATCGAGTCACCCTTGCGCATGTTCTCGATGCTGTGGGTGTGGCCCGAGACCGCCACGGCCTTGCGGCCCTTGAGCAGCTTGTAGACCTGCTTGACCTCGTCGATCTGGTGCTGCTCGCTGCCCTGGTCGGCGAAGGTCAGCAGCGGGATGTGCCCGGCGACGACGACCAGCTTGTTCTTGGGCACACGTGACAGGTCCTGCTTCAGCCACTCGATCTGCTTGCTGCCCAGCGCACCGTTGTAGCTCTTGCCCGGCACCGGGTAGTCGACGGTGTCGAGGGAGACCACATGCACGCGGCCCACGTCGTAGGAGTGGTACGTGGGCCCGAAGTTGGCTCGGTAGGTGTCGTAGACGTGGGCGCGGCTCTTCGCGTCGTAGTCCATGTCGTGGTTGCCGGGCAGGAAGCGGGCCGGGCCGTTCAGCCTCTTGGTGAGCTCGCGGATGCCGGGGTACAGGCTCAGGTCGTCGCCGACGATGTCACCGATGAACAGGGCACCGCAGCCGTCGTAGCCGGTGCGGGCGTTGAGGTCCTTGAAGGCGCCCTTGGCGGCGTAGTCGGCCTCGACCTTCTTGTAGGTCTGGATGTCACCGCCGATGATGCATTCCTGCTCGGTGGTGGCCGTGGCCTGGCTCGTGACCATGCCGAAGTTGACGGCCTTGGGCAGCAGCCCGGTGGGCTTCATGCCGCCGTACTTCAGCTTGGGGGAGCCGGCGGGCATGTGGTTGTAGTGGAACTGGGCCACATTGGCCTCGTCGACGGGGACCTGGTAGCCGGCGGGCTGGGTGACGAAGACGGTGGTGTTGTCATCGACCGGGAGCTTGTAGTTGCCCTGGCGGTCGGTGGTGACGACCTTGCGGCCGTTGGAGACGGCCACGCCGGCGATGCCCTTCTCGCCGGGGTCCTTGACCGAGTCACGGTC from the Luteococcus japonicus genome contains:
- a CDS encoding substrate-binding domain-containing protein, coding for MAGPHEWHYVRWRTEALRARARQLGLAATVTHVNTRDEMAGMQASTRMLRGSEAPTAVIYYSELLTIGGVAACHDAGLGVGRQVGMASFEDSPALRMQRPGIIALRRRSEELGAMAARALLALADGEDPTMEVGPLPELAVRGSSGRWPTQ
- a CDS encoding GH92 family glycosyl hydrolase — translated: MNQPLVPDVPLSRCELGRADVVPLHEDFTVEAGHRARVAILPELCGNDGFDATTAWPVVLLGDEVYPLTDQHGHRHDHPADRERLTCLVAEQWNLLELDLDEFAGQHVQMALELPAGRGTLWVQWLGVVPPEPEANSPVDHVRTRRGTNSAPTFSRGNTLPAVAMPHGFNLLTPVTDARSRTWLYQWAPEGGPRLEALAVSHQPSPWINDRAGVQLMGWHGTPHVDPARRSVAFSHDAELDRPHHYRVALADGMVAEVTPTDHGGIFRFTMPTDEACGVVLDMPQPGRWQITPLPDGRLALRGRIEPAPGHGRRQRDPVGFCYGITRQRAHLVTTRGRRRAAVLQAEAGEGRVLEVALATSFISVEQARHNLDLEIGEASFDEVRGRAEAAWKELLGRLVLPEASTEQRIVAWSNLARLHLWPSAMHENTGTAEHPHWVHASPFQPMGARARLRQRWERTASPVVEGRLYVNNGYWDTYRTCWPLLGLTDPRRTAHLVDGLLPAWRESGWMGRWSAPGHIDSMVGTSSDVIFASASAHGIDFDEVAAFDSALRNASCPPPDATVGRKGLGAARFRGWVASDEVHEALSWTVENAICDAAIAAWATGLARRAEELGIGERVEELQATASWCTNRALGISEVFDATTGFLRGRRGDGSWSTSSLAPERWGGDYTETTAWGMSVSLPQDGALLASLHGGEEALARHLDRLLATPERADHRGGYRGIIHEMREARALRLGQFALSNQPAHHISFMPLAAGQPWRSQQLVRDALDRAFVGSEIGQGYPGDEDNGEMSAWWLFAAMGLYPLAPGSGGYVLGAPLTPMTWQRPEGTLSITTRGTGHFVASVTRNGEPWSACSIGVEDLRGAVELCIELSDQPTAWGADSRPASLSTGPLGTAWGPHRRDRSALARLSGLPDHQARALMDDRGRQRVRLAAQTRLEAHWPEPWQPRLITLTTADMGPVRMTVTLLGPDDAPLDEVLVSREVRWPDQTMPFELPPVGEVSALRLCLLDDVTLCQVEVY
- the glnA gene encoding type I glutamate--ammonia ligase, which codes for MFQGAEDLLAYIKDEGIESVDVRFCDLPGVMQHFTVPAAAFDEAVFEEGLSFDGSSIKGFTRIHESDMALMPDPTTAFIDPFRVSKTLVVNFFVHDPITKEPFSRDPRNIAKKAESYFASTGLGDAVFFAPEAEFYVFDDVRFQTKTNGSFYEIDSEAGAWNTGRVEEGGNRGYKVKLKGGYFPVSPVDHFCELRDEIVAHMEKLGMQTERAHSEVGTGGQAEINWRFDTLTASADKVMLFKYLVKNTAWVNGKTATFMPKPIFGDNGSGMHVHSSLWNDGTNLFYDENGYGQLSDLARWYIGGILKHAPSLLAFTNPSTNSYHRLVPGFEAPVNLVYSARNRSACMRIPLTGSNAKAKRVEFRCPDPSANPYLAFSAMLMAGLDGIQNRIEPPEPIDKDLYELPPEEHAQVAQVPASLEEALKNLEDDHEYLLQGDVFTPDLIETWIQIKRADIDEIRQRVHPYEFDLYFAI
- a CDS encoding RDD family protein, whose translation is MTSPSMSEDQYPGQSLQLPRAGRGSLASWNARLAALVIDWAACMILSRLLFGDGVLRGFGWERWAPMALYFLQKAVLTALASGSFGQLVSRIAVVRLDREPLGWLRSALRAGMKVLVVPAVVIGAERRGLDDLALGTVVVNRR
- a CDS encoding glycosyltransferase, whose translation is MFVVIVARGVPSTRTPLWGIFELDQARALRAAGHRVAIAALDVRSLRRWRRFGVRHEVVAGIDVHTVSVPLGRVPSSLDQAVLDRAFDAAFARIIALHGMPDVVHAHFTKYALAVARSTYRRKFALVNTEHNSKFTRQAIPYDLRLKASEAYRRSDAVVAVSQALADVITDNFDLPVRVVPNIVDVATFARLPRRQHDGIRLVSAGNLLPRKRMALLVDGFARAFGDREDISLTIIGEGPEREAIEAHAVEAGVQGRVRLLGQRSRAQIAAEFATCDGFVMLSEWETFGVVFIEAMASGLPVLASRCGGPEGFLHEGVGMFAETDSAEELAGSLARFVEHFRDWDADGIRADVVSRFAPERIAAQLSEVYAEVTAR
- a CDS encoding calcineurin-like phosphoesterase C-terminal domain-containing protein, which translates into the protein MPALTPSRRRAAALVGSLTSLALGATLLTTSPAATAAPEKPADDTYRGQVQVVPGKDAKARVLRGSVFVDADRDSVKDPGEKGIAGVAVSNGRKVVTTDRQGNYKLPVDDNTTVFVTQPAGYQVPVDEANVAQFHYNHMPAGSPKLKYGGMKPTGLLPKAVNFGMVTSQATATTEQECIIGGDIQTYKKVEADYAAKGAFKDLNARTGYDGCGALFIGDIVGDDLSLYPGIRELTKRLNGPARFLPGNHDMDYDAKSRAHVYDTYRANFGPTYHSYDVGRVHVVSLDTVDYPVPGKSYNGALGSKQIEWLKQDLSRVPKNKLVVVAGHIPLLTFADQGSEQHQIDEVKQVYKLLKGRKAVAVSGHTHSIENMRKGDSMAGWQDIFGVAGLPFAHITSGAISGDWYTGRMLEGGFPMAVQRDGGLPGVVTLDVKGNRYTERFTVRGDKGADQMQLGLNTPAYRDWYRKNKPATGKPKPGTWLTTNFFMGSTGSKVTVSIDGRRAQKATRTQPMTGEGQYVGAEYSDPAAAQEQLVHGGSVADRSMHLWRQGLPTDLEVGKHTATVRATDAHGRTSSEKITIEVTE